The Dokdonia donghaensis DSW-1 DNA window CTGGTAACAAGTATCAGACCCAAAGGGTTTGGCGTGATTGTGCGCACTGTTGCACAAGGTGTAAAAGTTGCAGAACTAGATAAGGACCTGCAAAATCTAGTGGACAAATGGACCACTATGAGCAAAAAAATTAAAGGTGCTCACCACCCTAGTAAAATACTAGGTGAGATGAACAGAGCGTCATCTATCCTGCGGGATATTTTTAATGACAGCTTTACGAGCATCACTGTTGATGATGAAACACTTTATTATCAAATTAAAGAATACCTAAACGAGATTGCTCCTCACAAAGAGAGCATTGTAAAATTATACAATAGCCAAGTGCCTATTTTTGAAAAATTTGGAATCGAAAGACAAATTAAAACCTCTTTTGGACAAACAGTATCAATGAGCCGTGGTGCTTATCTCGTGATCGAACACACAGAAGCCCTACACGTCGTAGACGTAAACAGTGGTAACAGATCAAATAAAGCCAAGAGTCAAGAAGACACTGCACTCGAGGTAAATATGATTGCTGCCTCAGAAGTAGCAAGACAGCTTAGCCTCCGTGATATGGGAGGTATCATTGTAGTCGATTTTATCGATATGGCAAAGGCTGAAAATCGTCGCAAATTATTCAATCACCTCAAAGATGAGATGAAAGAAGATCGCGCAAAACACAAAATATTACCTCCTAGTAAATTTGGACTCATCCAGATCACTAGGCAGCGAGTACGTCCAGAAATGAACATTAAGACCCGTGAGAAAAACCCGAACGGCGGAACTAATGAGATAGAAGCACCTATTGTAATAGTAGAGAAGCTTCAAGGACAACTCAACCGTATTTTAAAATCTGGTGCAAAAAAGGTGACGCTACACGCGCATCCATTTGTTGCAGCCTATTTAACAAAAGGCTTTCCTTCTATACGTTCTAAATGGTTTTTAGAACATAAAAAGTGGGTAAAGGTAATGCCACGAGATGCATACACGTATCTCGAGTATAACTTTACAGACGCTTCTGGCAAGGATATCAAGATTGTAAACTAGTAAAAACCCCATTCTCAATAGAGGATGGGGTTTTTTTATGGCCTGTTGTAAAAATGATATCGCGGTAAAACAAGTACATTTGCCCAGTGCAACAACCCGTAAAAACATATACTGTAGAAGAGGCAAAACGCAAGCTAGAAGCCTACTGCGCCTACCAAGACCGCTGTCATAAAGAGGTCGCGCAAAAGCTTAGAGATATGCGTATGATACCAGAAGCTATAGATGTAGTGATAGGTCACCTACTAGAGCACAACTTCTTAAATGAAGAGCGCTTTGCAAAAGCCTTTGCAAGGGGTAAATTTCGCCATAAAAGCTGGGGAAGGGTGCGTATCACCCGTGAGTTAAAACAACGCGGCATAAGCGCTTATAATCTCAAAACAGCCCTACTTGAGATAGAAGACGAGGAATATGATAGGGTTTTTAATACGCTTTCGCGAAAGCGTTATGAACAACTCTCCTCAGAAACCGATAAATACCGCAAGCGCAAAAAACTTGCAGACTATCTCACCTACAGAGGTTGGGAAGGTGATCTTGTGTATGAAAAAGTGAAGGAGCTGGTGCCTTAAAAACGATAGCTCAATTTTAATAAAGCATATCTAGGTAAAAGGCGGTACTCTGTGGTAGAAGAGCCTATGTCGTTTATAGTAAACTCTTTAAAGACTTCTGTGTTAAACAGATTATTGGCCGAGAGGGAGAGGCTCACTTTATTCTTTATAATGTCGTAGGTAGCGGTGAGATCTGCAAAGTAATAGGTGTTGTCACTAGCTAAATTTCCAAAAAAGTAACGCTCTGTTTGTACTTGTATATTTAATTTTTTATTTAAAATAAAAGAGAGGTCAAGAAAGCTCTCATTATTTGTAAAGTCATTTTTAAATCCTGTGCTTGTGATACTATTTGTTCTCCAAGTGGTGCCTATGTGATAATTAAAAATGCCAGAAAAACCGCTGCGCAGTTCTAACCCATAGCTGTAATTATTTGAGGTAATCTTTCTTGCAGGAGAGTCATTTACCACATTCTGAAAGTTAAGAGAGGAGTAAGAGGCCTTTGCTTTTAAGTTAGACTTTATAAATTTTAAGTAATTATCTAGAGACACATTTGCACTTATAATTTCTTGATCTTTTAATATTATATTTTCTGACAGTGTGAAGTCTTGAGTTATGGTTCTATTAGAGGTTAAGAAGTCAAAAGACTTTGCGTAGGTTACAAACGCAGTCGCAAAAAATCTATCACTCCAGTTGCCTAGCTCATAAGATAATGATGAGCTAAAAGCATTTAGTTGATTAAAAGCTCCCGTACCTCTAGAAAAGTTTCTGTAGCCTGTGAGAGCATAGTCTGTATAGATTTCTGTAACATCACTATTTCTTCTTGTTAAGGCACTAGATAGGGTGATTTTGTTCTTATCATTTATTTCTAGTGAGGTAGCTAGCGAGGGATTTATAAAGAAAATAGTTTCTTTATTAGGGTTACTGTCTGTGGTTTTATTATCATGACTGTTTGTAATGAGGTGATTGTTTATAGTCGCTGTAATAGACCATTTTTTTGAAAATTTATAAAAATATTTTGCCCACAGATAGGTGTCGTTTACTGTATAGTTAAGTTCGTTTTGAAAACCTACCGGGGTTATAATATCATTACTTGTGGTGATACTAAAAGTGTTTTTTAAATGGTCTGTTCTAAGCGTGTTTCCCGTTTTTATCTCAAATAGATGACCATTTTCTTTACGATCTAGCCAGTGAGCCTCTGCACCCAGGTATTCATAATTTATACTACTTTGCTGCTCGATATCATCTTGCGGCTCTGTTTGATCAAAGAGGCTAAAAAAGTTGTTTTGATTTACGGTAAACCCCTGCGGAGCTTCTTCTTTTATATAGCGCCCAGTTATTAATAATGCCTTATTGTTTTTAAACTTTTTCGAGTAGGCGATTTTCTGGTCAAATCTATT harbors:
- a CDS encoding ribonuclease E/G, whose translation is MNKELIIRSSSSVVDFALLKDGKLIELHKDEDENKFNVGDIYIANVRKAVSGLNAAFVNVGYEKDAFLHYHDLGPKLPTLLKYIKSISTGKLKDYSLQNFTFEKDIDKNGKIADVLKSKQSVLVQIAKEPISTKGPRISSELSIAGRYIVLVPFSDRISISQKIESKEEKARLKRLVTSIRPKGFGVIVRTVAQGVKVAELDKDLQNLVDKWTTMSKKIKGAHHPSKILGEMNRASSILRDIFNDSFTSITVDDETLYYQIKEYLNEIAPHKESIVKLYNSQVPIFEKFGIERQIKTSFGQTVSMSRGAYLVIEHTEALHVVDVNSGNRSNKAKSQEDTALEVNMIAASEVARQLSLRDMGGIIVVDFIDMAKAENRRKLFNHLKDEMKEDRAKHKILPPSKFGLIQITRQRVRPEMNIKTREKNPNGGTNEIEAPIVIVEKLQGQLNRILKSGAKKVTLHAHPFVAAYLTKGFPSIRSKWFLEHKKWVKVMPRDAYTYLEYNFTDASGKDIKIVN
- a CDS encoding regulatory protein RecX, with product MQQPVKTYTVEEAKRKLEAYCAYQDRCHKEVAQKLRDMRMIPEAIDVVIGHLLEHNFLNEERFAKAFARGKFRHKSWGRVRITRELKQRGISAYNLKTALLEIEDEEYDRVFNTLSRKRYEQLSSETDKYRKRKKLADYLTYRGWEGDLVYEKVKELVP
- a CDS encoding carboxypeptidase-like regulatory domain-containing protein, with the translated sequence MTKDKSKKELMSNWLLRLFFGFFCMCSCYSQVTISGVVTNELDNPLSLANVIVNELETDKIITYAIADQNGSYKVSFNILEEAQYTITFSSIGFKPFKQTITKNDDLSSVLNVQLIEDNEILEEVIVYAERPIEVSKDTITFKTKNFTDGTETVAEDLLRKIPGISVSDDGTIKVGNQEVEKVMIENDDFFEKGYKTLTKNLPAAPIEKVEVLKRYSNNKLLKGIEESDKIALNLTLSDEAKRQWFGNINLGYDIATQERYDARVNLLNFGKKNKYYFFTNLNNVGYDATGDISNLIRSSSYGEPGSIGDNQQNNQLIQLSDRVPYFKESRFKFNNAELLSLNAIFNPSERFKIKTIGFANWDELAYFRNSTDTFVANGTNFTNSENYSLKSDFITLFAKLDINYDLSKTASIQVLSKYSNTQAHKRSDLLFNNTPTLQNLDDTNNRFDQKIAYSKKFKNNKALLITGRYIKEEAPQGFTVNQNNFFSLFDQTEPQDDIEQQSSINYEYLGAEAHWLDRKENGHLFEIKTGNTLRTDHLKNTFSITTSNDIITPVGFQNELNYTVNDTYLWAKYFYKFSKKWSITATINNHLITNSHDNKTTDSNPNKETIFFINPSLATSLEINDKNKITLSSALTRRNSDVTEIYTDYALTGYRNFSRGTGAFNQLNAFSSSLSYELGNWSDRFFATAFVTYAKSFDFLTSNRTITQDFTLSENIILKDQEIISANVSLDNYLKFIKSNLKAKASYSSLNFQNVVNDSPARKITSNNYSYGLELRSGFSGIFNYHIGTTWRTNSITSTGFKNDFTNNESFLDLSFILNKKLNIQVQTERYFFGNLASDNTYYFADLTATYDIIKNKVSLSLSANNLFNTEVFKEFTINDIGSSTTEYRLLPRYALLKLSYRF